In one window of Zingiber officinale cultivar Zhangliang chromosome 11A, Zo_v1.1, whole genome shotgun sequence DNA:
- the LOC122031273 gene encoding E3 ubiquitin-protein ligase RING1-like gives MFFHVAANHVSPADLDLLAQAFRRYMYMVFDRFPITQLVSMEFFSIIEIPITPSASTGRLRYLIPREANEYFFGGNEDIDFVQFSKGPRPASIAAVVELQMVTTMGEESSCSICLDDFEVMTRALAMPCGHSFHEGCLKEWLRRRNSCPLCRFSLPTAE, from the coding sequence ATGTTCTTCCATGTCGCGGCGAATCACGTGAGCCCCGCCGACCTCGACCTTCTCGCTCAAGCTTTCCGAAGATACATGTACATGGTGTTCGACCGATTTCCAATCACGCAGTTAGTCTCTATGGAGTTCTTCTCCATCATTGAAATCCCCATCACTCCTTCCGCTTCTACCGGCCGCCTTCGCTATTTGATTCCTCGGGAGGCCAATGAATATTTTTTCGGGGGCAACGAAGATATCGACTTCGTCCAGTTCAGCAAAGGGCCTAGGCCGGCATCCATAGCGGCGGTGGTGGAGCTCCAGATGGTAACTACGATGGGAGAAGAAAGCTCGTGTTCCATCTGCCTCGACGATTTCGAGGTGATGACTCGGGCTCTGGCAATGCCTTGCGGCCATTCGTTTCACGAGGGGTGTCTGAAGGAGTGGCTGCGACGGAGAAATTCTTGCCCCCTCTGCAGATTCTCACTTCCCACCGCAGAGTAG